One stretch of Lacimicrobium alkaliphilum DNA includes these proteins:
- the greA gene encoding transcription elongation factor GreA yields MQSIPMTAKGAEMLRKELNELKSVKRPQIIQAIAEAREHGDLKENAEYHAAREQQGFCEGRIQDIEAKLSNAQIIDVTKLPNTGKIIFGTTVTLLNVDTEEETTYRIVGDDEADLKQNMISVNSPIARGIIGKELDDVVPINTPAGVVEYEIIDVKYV; encoded by the coding sequence ATGCAATCAATCCCAATGACAGCCAAAGGCGCAGAGATGTTGCGCAAAGAGCTGAATGAACTTAAATCGGTAAAAAGGCCGCAAATTATTCAGGCTATCGCTGAAGCCAGAGAGCATGGCGATCTTAAGGAAAATGCCGAATACCATGCCGCTCGTGAGCAACAAGGCTTCTGCGAAGGAAGAATTCAGGATATCGAAGCCAAGCTGTCTAACGCACAGATTATCGATGTCACCAAACTGCCTAATACGGGCAAGATCATCTTTGGTACCACAGTGACATTGTTAAACGTGGATACAGAAGAAGAGACCACTTACCGGATAGTGGGTGATGACGAAGCGGATCTGAAACAGAATATGATTTCGGTTAATTCGCCTATTGCCAGAGGTATAATCGGTAAAGAGCTTGATGATGTTGTGCCGATTAACACCCCGGCGGGTGTGGTGGAATATGAAATTATTGATGTGAAGTACGTTTAA